CTACAACGGGGAGCCCAAAGGCAACCCGGCGCTGATCGAAAAACTTGAAAAGCAAGGGTGCGAGATCGTCTATTTCTGTCCCGAAGACACCTGCTTCGGCACACCCAGGGAGGCGATGGACCTCACCGTCACCGACGAAGGCGTCAAAGTCCTGACCAAGTTCACCAAAATCGACCGCACCGGCCCCATCGCCGACTACGCCCAAAAATTTTTCGACGAACACGAAGATTTCGACCTTTTCATCGGCAAGGCCCGAAGCCCCAGCTGCGGCGTGGCCACCGGCAAGCTCTATGACGAAGAGGGAAATCTCATCAGC
This genomic interval from Hydrogenimonas urashimensis contains the following:
- a CDS encoding DUF523 domain-containing protein codes for the protein MAKKVAVSACLAGKNCRYNGEPKGNPALIEKLEKQGCEIVYFCPEDTCFGTPREAMDLTVTDEGVKVLTKFTKIDRTGPIADYAQKFFDEHEDFDLFIGKARSPSCGVATGKLYDEEGNLISEKESGIMAAEAKARGIKAVDDESLIEKKSDDKM